Proteins from a genomic interval of Mycoplasmopsis columboralis:
- the hprK gene encoding HPr(Ser) kinase/phosphatase, translating to MSKKMYANDIIGFFDLNVINSNVPLNNREILSPAIKRVGLELAENTGTERLKFNVIAWGTSESKWFDLVGDKRTRKSLEHVFSFQPPLVMLSKGMSDSNIQLIKEVASKYKVPVVHDKFLSSSYLTTSIGTYLNNHFAQVVQVHGCLMMIGGIGVLIVGPSGSGKSEAALDLIQKGHIFISDDAVLIKDLGNRFIGSSPRITQDFLEVRGIGPIDIKYTYGARSVASSSPIHLVVELVKKEEQNRLDRLGIDFLKYPIMGRSIKMIQVPTKEGGSVSSLIEAAVNAYLARHDGLNVIDKIEKRRLEDE from the coding sequence ATGTCAAAAAAAATGTATGCAAACGACATTATAGGTTTTTTTGATCTTAATGTCATTAATTCAAATGTTCCTCTAAATAACAGAGAAATTCTTTCTCCAGCAATCAAAAGAGTTGGGTTAGAATTAGCTGAAAACACCGGAACAGAGAGATTAAAATTTAATGTGATAGCTTGAGGAACAAGTGAAAGTAAGTGATTTGACTTAGTTGGAGATAAAAGAACACGCAAATCACTTGAACATGTTTTTTCATTTCAACCGCCACTTGTAATGCTTTCTAAAGGAATGTCAGACTCAAATATTCAATTAATTAAAGAAGTTGCCAGCAAATACAAAGTGCCTGTAGTTCATGACAAATTTTTATCAAGTTCATATTTAACTACCAGTATTGGTACATATTTAAACAACCATTTTGCCCAAGTGGTTCAAGTACATGGATGTTTAATGATGATTGGTGGAATTGGAGTTTTAATTGTAGGACCTAGTGGATCAGGAAAAAGTGAAGCTGCCTTAGATCTAATTCAAAAAGGACATATTTTCATTTCTGATGATGCAGTCCTAATTAAAGATTTAGGAAACCGTTTTATTGGTAGTTCACCACGAATTACTCAAGACTTTTTAGAAGTGAGAGGAATTGGTCCAATTGACATTAAATATACTTATGGTGCTCGATCAGTTGCTTCTTCTTCTCCAATTCACTTAGTGGTGGAATTAGTAAAAAAAGAAGAACAAAACCGATTAGATCGCTTAGGTATTGACTTTCTAAAATATCCAATCATGGGTCGTTCAATTAAAATGATTCAAGTACCAACTAAAGAAGGTGGATCTGTTTCTTCATTAATTGAAGCAGCAGTAAACGCATATTTAGCTCGTCATGATGGCCTTAATGTTATTGATAAAATTGAAAAAAGGAGACTAGAAGATGAATAA
- the uvrA gene encoding excinuclease ABC subunit UvrA, translated as MSKKDQIVIKGARENNLKNVSLTLPKNKLIIFTGLSGSGKSSLAFNTIYEEGRRRYVDSLSSYARMFLGGTKKPDVESIEGLSPSISIEQKTTVNNPRSTVGTVTEIYDYFRLLFARIGKAYCPNHNIEITSQSSKDIITSIYKQPQNSRLIIYSPLVDGEKGTHQNLLEKLKKEGFLRVKVDGQLFMLEDKIVLDKNVRHVIDLVIDRVALTEENQNRIAEAVDIACDRSGGIVKVENADSNEILTFSKNHACIYKDFSISKIETKLFSFNSPYGMCQNCKGIGVEFKADWNSLVPEPWRSISLGGIKYFENTVNTQNLEWQEFEVLLNHYGIDKDQPIDEIPEHLLKYLKHGSDEIIEFDLTSSGGTHRRYKREIEGILDKVERLYYNTTSDAIRDWLKKYMGSFQCHVCKGARLNSNALAIKLGQKNIYQFTQMSIEESLDFIETLTKTFSESEIQISKIILKEITDRLTFLKNVGLEYLTLNRNAETLSGGESQRIRLATQIGSNLTGVLYVLDEPSIGLHQKDNMKLIETLRKMVDLGNTLIVVEHDEDTMLASDYIVDIGPEAGHKGGEIVAAGELEKIVENKKSITGKYLSGEWKIEIPKNRRSGNGKTITINGAKQNNLQNISVTIPLGKLVAVTGVSGSGKSTLVNEILVHGIQYSLGLAEGNAHKKALFDSIKGLENVDKIVPVSQSPIGRTPRSNPSTYTGVFDDIRDIYANVEESRIRGYSKGRFSFNVAGGRCDRCSGDGFIKIEMHFLPDVYVACDDCDGKRYNRETLEIKYRNKTIADVLDMSVDTALEFFEAKTKIVEKLQILQDVGLGYIKLGQMSTTLSGGEAQRVKLATYLQKKPTGKTLYVLDEPTTGLHTHDVKKLIHILNRIVDNGDSVLVIEHNLDVIKCADHIIDLGPDGGIKGGRVIASGTPEQVSASEISYTAEFLRKILKLKT; from the coding sequence ATGTCAAAAAAAGATCAGATTGTCATCAAAGGTGCCAGAGAAAACAATTTAAAAAATGTTTCATTAACTTTACCTAAAAACAAATTAATTATTTTTACTGGTTTAAGTGGATCAGGAAAAAGTTCACTTGCTTTTAATACTATCTACGAAGAAGGACGTCGTAGATATGTAGACAGTTTGAGTAGTTATGCCAGAATGTTTTTAGGCGGTACTAAAAAACCAGATGTAGAATCTATTGAAGGACTAAGTCCTTCTATTTCTATTGAACAAAAAACGACTGTCAATAATCCACGTTCAACCGTTGGGACAGTTACAGAAATTTATGATTATTTTAGATTGCTTTTTGCCAGAATTGGTAAAGCTTATTGTCCTAATCATAATATTGAAATTACTTCTCAAAGTTCCAAAGATATTATCACTTCAATTTACAAACAACCACAAAATTCAAGACTTATTATCTATTCTCCACTTGTCGATGGAGAAAAAGGAACTCACCAAAATCTTTTAGAAAAGTTAAAAAAAGAAGGATTTTTAAGAGTTAAAGTAGATGGTCAATTATTTATGCTTGAAGACAAAATTGTTTTAGACAAAAATGTTCGCCATGTTATAGATTTAGTAATTGACAGAGTTGCTTTAACTGAAGAAAATCAAAATAGAATTGCTGAAGCAGTAGACATTGCTTGTGATCGTTCTGGAGGAATTGTTAAAGTTGAGAACGCTGATTCAAATGAGATTTTAACTTTTTCAAAAAATCATGCATGTATTTACAAAGATTTCAGTATTTCAAAAATCGAAACCAAACTTTTTTCTTTTAATTCTCCTTATGGAATGTGCCAAAATTGCAAGGGGATTGGTGTTGAATTTAAAGCAGATTGAAACTCATTGGTTCCAGAACCTTGAAGAAGTATTTCTTTAGGTGGAATTAAGTACTTTGAAAACACTGTAAACACCCAAAATTTAGAATGACAAGAATTTGAAGTTCTTTTAAATCATTATGGGATTGACAAGGATCAACCAATTGATGAAATACCAGAACATTTACTAAAATATTTAAAACACGGTTCAGATGAAATTATTGAGTTTGATTTAACTTCTAGTGGTGGAACACACCGAAGATATAAACGAGAAATTGAAGGAATTTTAGACAAAGTTGAACGTTTGTACTACAACACTACAAGTGACGCGATCCGAGATTGACTTAAAAAATACATGGGTTCATTTCAATGCCATGTATGTAAGGGAGCAAGATTAAATTCAAATGCATTAGCTATTAAATTAGGCCAAAAGAATATTTATCAGTTTACTCAAATGTCAATTGAGGAGTCTTTAGATTTTATTGAAACACTTACAAAAACTTTTAGTGAGAGTGAAATTCAGATATCAAAAATTATTCTTAAAGAAATAACTGATAGACTTACATTCCTAAAAAATGTTGGATTAGAATATTTAACTTTAAATCGAAATGCAGAAACCCTTTCTGGAGGAGAATCCCAAAGAATCCGACTTGCTACTCAAATTGGTTCTAATTTAACTGGAGTTTTATATGTTTTAGATGAACCTTCAATTGGACTACATCAAAAAGATAATATGAAATTAATCGAAACCCTACGTAAAATGGTCGATTTAGGAAATACGCTAATTGTTGTGGAACATGATGAAGACACTATGCTTGCTTCAGATTACATCGTTGATATTGGTCCTGAAGCTGGTCATAAAGGTGGAGAAATTGTTGCTGCTGGTGAGTTGGAAAAAATAGTTGAAAATAAAAAATCAATTACCGGAAAATATCTTTCTGGAGAGTGAAAAATAGAAATTCCTAAAAACAGAAGAAGTGGTAATGGAAAAACCATAACAATTAATGGAGCAAAACAAAATAACTTACAAAATATTTCAGTGACAATACCACTTGGAAAACTAGTTGCTGTTACTGGTGTTAGTGGTTCTGGAAAAAGTACTTTAGTTAATGAGATTTTAGTTCATGGAATTCAATATTCTTTAGGTCTTGCAGAAGGTAATGCACATAAAAAAGCTTTGTTTGATTCAATTAAAGGACTAGAAAATGTGGATAAAATTGTTCCAGTTTCACAAAGTCCTATCGGTAGAACTCCACGTTCAAACCCTTCGACATACACCGGAGTTTTTGATGACATTAGAGATATTTACGCCAATGTAGAAGAATCAAGAATAAGAGGATATTCAAAAGGTCGTTTTAGTTTTAATGTCGCTGGAGGTAGATGTGATCGTTGCTCTGGAGATGGTTTTATTAAAATCGAAATGCACTTTTTACCTGATGTTTATGTTGCTTGTGATGATTGTGATGGAAAAAGATACAATCGTGAAACTCTTGAAATTAAATACCGCAACAAAACAATCGCTGATGTTCTAGATATGTCTGTAGATACAGCATTGGAATTTTTTGAAGCTAAAACTAAAATTGTCGAAAAATTACAAATTCTCCAAGATGTTGGTTTAGGTTATATTAAACTAGGACAAATGTCAACTACCTTATCTGGAGGAGAAGCCCAAAGAGTTAAACTAGCCACTTATTTACAAAAAAAACCTACCGGAAAAACTTTGTACGTTCTTGATGAACCCACAACGGGATTGCACACTCATGATGTAAAAAAATTAATTCATATCTTAAATCGAATTGTTGATAATGGAGATTCAGTGCTTGTTATTGAACACAACTTAGATGTTATCAAGTGTGCAGATCATATCATTGATTTAGGACCTGATGGAGGAATTAAAGGTGGACGGGTGATTGCTTCAGGAACACCTGAGCAAGTTAGTGCTTCTGAAATTTCATACACAGCCGAGTTCTTGCGTAAAATTTTGAAATTAAAAACCTAA
- the uvrB gene encoding excinuclease ABC subunit UvrB, giving the protein MSLFKLHSNYKPSGDQPKAIKEIVEGIQEGTKEQVLLGVTGSGKTFTIANVIKEFDRPVIVLTHTKTLASQLYSELKTFFPENAVEYFISYFDYYRPEAYLPTTDTYIEKDSQTNEQIEILRLSAVNSLLTRKDVIVIASVSAIYGALNPEVYKDSFYRFYIGQTISVKDFISQLVQIKYDRNDIDQAPGMFTLKGDVVFVRPADSEESCVRISFFGDEIEEIALVDPLTKDVLKKVSIYTLSPGNAYATENSVYNDIIPLIEKELQSQIKYFSNEGKILEATRINQRVKNDIDDMKEFGMCKGIENYSMYLDRRTFGERPYTILDYFPKDSLMFIDESHMFVPQLNGMYKGDRSRKESLVNYGFRLPSALENRPLRFEEWESAFDFNKIYISATPGDYELDKTQGVVTRLYVRPTGLLDPEIIIKPTENQIEDIYNTIIQQRESGDKTIILTTTKRMSEELSAYLLERNVKAAYIHSEHNTFVRNEILRKLRAGIYEVLIGINLLREGIDLPEVSKVIVLDADKESFMRNTRSLIQITGRAARNHKGQAIFYADKISKSMQECIDDNKEKRALQIAYNQKHNIVPKTIIKPLSEPIHGHGVMNAVQLLLDQSQKKAKKEKVSPKEREEVIKEVKRQMDEAAKMLDYERAIELRDILLELQNAKS; this is encoded by the coding sequence AAAGAACAAGTTTTACTTGGGGTAACAGGAAGCGGAAAAACTTTTACAATTGCAAATGTTATTAAAGAATTTGATCGTCCTGTCATTGTTTTAACCCATACCAAAACTTTAGCCTCACAACTATATAGTGAATTAAAAACTTTTTTTCCTGAAAATGCCGTTGAATATTTTATTTCTTATTTTGATTACTATCGACCTGAAGCATACTTGCCTACAACTGATACATATATTGAAAAGGATTCACAAACCAACGAACAAATCGAAATTTTACGTTTAAGCGCCGTTAATTCTCTATTGACTCGCAAAGATGTAATTGTAATAGCTTCTGTTAGTGCTATTTATGGTGCTTTAAATCCTGAAGTATACAAAGATTCTTTTTATCGTTTTTATATTGGTCAAACCATTTCGGTAAAAGATTTTATCTCTCAACTGGTTCAAATTAAATATGATCGTAATGATATTGATCAAGCACCAGGGATGTTCACTTTAAAAGGTGATGTAGTTTTTGTTAGACCTGCAGACTCTGAAGAATCTTGTGTGAGAATTTCTTTTTTTGGGGATGAAATAGAAGAAATTGCTTTAGTTGATCCTTTAACTAAAGATGTTCTTAAAAAAGTTTCTATTTATACTCTTTCTCCAGGTAATGCATATGCAACTGAAAATTCAGTATATAATGACATTATTCCTCTTATTGAGAAAGAATTGCAAAGTCAAATCAAGTATTTTTCCAATGAAGGAAAAATACTTGAAGCCACTCGAATTAATCAAAGAGTCAAAAATGATATTGATGATATGAAAGAATTTGGGATGTGTAAAGGGATTGAGAATTACTCAATGTATTTGGATCGTCGAACTTTCGGAGAAAGACCGTATACAATTTTAGATTACTTTCCTAAAGATTCTTTAATGTTTATTGATGAGTCTCACATGTTTGTCCCACAGCTAAATGGGATGTATAAAGGTGATCGTTCACGAAAAGAATCTCTTGTTAATTATGGTTTTAGATTACCAAGCGCATTGGAAAATAGACCACTAAGATTTGAAGAATGAGAAAGTGCTTTTGATTTTAATAAAATTTACATTTCAGCTACTCCTGGTGATTATGAACTTGATAAAACACAAGGAGTTGTTACTCGTTTATATGTAAGACCTACAGGATTACTTGACCCAGAAATTATTATTAAACCAACAGAAAATCAAATCGAGGATATCTACAATACTATTATCCAACAAAGAGAAAGCGGAGACAAAACAATTATTTTAACTACTACCAAAAGAATGTCTGAAGAATTATCGGCATATTTACTTGAACGTAATGTGAAAGCAGCTTACATTCATTCTGAACATAATACTTTTGTTCGAAATGAAATATTAAGAAAGCTCCGGGCAGGTATTTACGAAGTGCTCATTGGAATTAATCTTTTACGTGAAGGTATTGATTTACCTGAAGTTTCTAAAGTGATTGTTCTAGATGCTGATAAAGAAAGTTTTATGCGTAATACTCGTTCTCTTATTCAAATTACAGGTAGAGCAGCAAGAAACCACAAAGGACAAGCTATTTTTTACGCAGACAAGATTTCAAAAAGTATGCAAGAGTGCATTGATGATAACAAAGAAAAAAGAGCTTTACAAATTGCGTATAATCAAAAACACAATATTGTACCTAAAACAATTATTAAGCCTCTTAGTGAACCAATTCATGGTCACGGTGTTATGAATGCTGTGCAACTTCTTTTAGATCAAAGTCAAAAGAAAGCCAAAAAAGAGAAGGTCTCACCTAAAGAAAGAGAAGAAGTAATTAAAGAAGTAAAGCGTCAAATGGATGAAGCGGCCAAAATGCTTGATTATGAAAGAGCAATTGAACTTAGAGACATACTTTTAGAGCTCCAAAATGCAAAAAGTTAA